Proteins found in one Seonamhaeicola sp. S2-3 genomic segment:
- a CDS encoding DUF1624 domain-containing protein — translation MSVIKSTRIQSIDILRGVVMVLMALDHTRDYFHLDASLNNPTNIETTTPILFFTRFITHYCAPVFVFLAGTSAFLYGNNKTKPKLFKFLFTRGLWLIFLEIFVNSFNWTFDYTYSLIALQVIWAIGIGMIALSFLVLLPKKVILGIGIILVAGHNLLDKTIAEGTSFQSIIWYMLHQPNSIPISGTRFAYIIYPVIPWIGLIALGYCFGSFYTRGFCAETRKKWLLSLGIGAIVLFFIIRGTNMYGDLTPWSTQDTFTKTVMSFFKVTKYPPSLSYILITIGPSLLFLLAIEKAKNKITDFFLVFGRVPLFYYFLHIFVIHSFAIIGVILFNEGWRDILSNISDRSIIGLAKYGYSLFVVYLVWIGIVALLYLPSKKYMIYKANNKQKWWLSYL, via the coding sequence GAATTCAATCTATTGATATTTTAAGAGGTGTTGTAATGGTGTTAATGGCTTTAGATCATACTAGAGATTATTTTCATTTGGATGCCTCTTTAAATAATCCTACAAATATAGAAACCACAACTCCTATATTGTTTTTCACTAGGTTTATAACGCATTATTGTGCACCTGTTTTTGTGTTTTTAGCGGGAACCTCGGCTTTTCTTTATGGCAATAATAAAACAAAACCTAAACTTTTTAAATTCTTATTTACTAGAGGTTTATGGCTTATATTTCTTGAAATTTTTGTTAATAGCTTTAATTGGACTTTTGATTACACTTACAGTTTAATAGCTTTACAAGTTATTTGGGCTATAGGTATAGGTATGATTGCTCTTTCTTTTCTTGTTTTACTACCTAAAAAAGTTATTCTTGGTATTGGTATTATTCTAGTTGCGGGTCATAACCTTCTAGATAAAACTATTGCTGAAGGTACTAGTTTTCAATCTATCATTTGGTACATGTTACATCAACCTAATAGTATTCCAATAAGTGGAACTAGATTTGCCTATATTATTTATCCTGTTATTCCTTGGATTGGGCTCATTGCGTTAGGATATTGCTTTGGTTCATTTTATACTAGAGGGTTTTGTGCTGAAACTAGAAAAAAATGGTTACTATCACTTGGTATTGGTGCTATTGTACTGTTTTTTATTATTAGAGGTACTAATATGTATGGAGATTTAACACCGTGGTCTACGCAAGATACTTTTACAAAAACCGTAATGTCTTTTTTTAAAGTAACTAAATACCCGCCATCTTTATCATATATATTAATAACCATAGGGCCTTCATTACTCTTTTTATTAGCTATTGAAAAAGCTAAAAATAAAATAACCGATTTCTTTTTAGTATTTGGTAGAGTGCCACTTTTCTATTATTTCTTACACATATTTGTAATTCACAGTTTTGCAATTATTGGTGTTATTTTATTTAATGAAGGTTGGCGAGACATTCTTTCAAACATCTCTGACAGATCTATTATAGGACTTGCAAAATATGGCTATTCGCTTTTTGTTGTGTATTTAGTTTGGATAGGTATTGTAGCACTACTTTACTTACCTAGTAAAAAATACATGATTTACAAAGCAAATAATAAGCAAAAATGGTGGTTAAGCTATTTGTAA